Proteins found in one Mycoplasmopsis citelli genomic segment:
- a CDS encoding restriction endonuclease subunit S: MNLKENYVKLGDYIKIITGKQLNKDRMFKKGLYPVINGGTSPTGYFNEYNQEANTITIAQGGSTGYVDFQKTEFWASAHCYVVKPKNEKILLNKYLYYFLKNNELNLKKQSHGAGIPSLAKEHILNLDLILPDIKTQKEIVKNLDLFTNFSEELEAELEARKKQYNFYRNKLLHFEYLTNFKTYNLEDIAEFEKGKTNIAPDKGTRFPIVSGGVKPQGYTDEFNRNKNSITVSSSGSAGYVSFWKTPIFAKDCFTIQANEKIILQKYLFHFLKNKQDYIYSLKTTGTIPHIYSSTISDMKILVPDLLIQQKIVDVLDNFEKICQDLNIGLPAEIELRDKQYAYYRDKLLSLTSNIFEETARSRDS, encoded by the coding sequence ATGAATCTAAAAGAAAATTATGTAAAACTAGGTGATTATATAAAAATAATTACAGGAAAACAACTTAATAAAGATAGAATGTTTAAAAAGGGTTTATATCCAGTAATTAACGGAGGAACCTCTCCCACTGGATATTTTAATGAATATAATCAAGAAGCGAATACAATTACAATTGCTCAAGGTGGTTCAACCGGTTATGTAGATTTCCAAAAAACTGAATTTTGAGCCAGTGCTCATTGTTATGTAGTTAAACCAAAAAATGAAAAAATTTTACTTAACAAATACTTGTATTATTTTCTTAAAAATAATGAATTAAACCTTAAAAAACAATCCCATGGTGCAGGAATTCCATCTCTAGCAAAAGAACATATTTTAAATTTAGATTTGATTTTACCAGATATTAAAACACAAAAAGAAATAGTTAAAAATTTAGATTTATTTACTAATTTTTCTGAAGAGCTAGAGGCCGAGCTAGAGGCAAGAAAAAAACAATATAACTTTTATAGAAATAAATTGCTACACTTTGAATATTTAACTAATTTTAAAACTTACAATTTAGAAGATATTGCTGAGTTTGAAAAAGGAAAAACTAATATAGCACCAGATAAAGGCACCAGATTTCCAATTGTATCTGGTGGTGTTAAACCACAAGGATATACAGATGAATTTAATAGAAATAAAAACTCTATAACTGTATCTTCTTCTGGCTCAGCGGGATATGTATCTTTTTGAAAAACACCAATTTTTGCAAAAGATTGTTTTACAATTCAAGCAAATGAAAAAATTATTTTACAAAAATATTTGTTTCATTTTTTAAAAAACAAACAAGATTACATATATTCATTAAAAACAACAGGAACAATTCCTCATATATATAGCTCAACAATTTCGGATATGAAAATTCTTGTTCCTGATTTACTAATTCAGCAAAAAATTGTTGATGTTTTAGATAATTTTGAAAAAATTTGTCAGGATTTAAATATCGGATTACCTGCAGAAATTGAACTTAGAGACAAGCAATATGCATATTATCGTGATAAATTATTAAGTCTAACAAGCAATATTTTCGAAGAGACAGCTAGATCTAGAGACAGCTAG
- a CDS encoding MAGa3780 family membrane protein — translation MFFAAIVYITVTFSMYWLSVAVNPEQFTKLSIFYIIKSIIYHAVTPLIGMVLITLVRQELKIDTIHIWALFILPILYYFFTMAIYFIGYKYYAAFSKADEPEINRGIVIYSQVSFYRPLGYEGQNTYLVVIFNLILFLMAFLIAPIIGFIYRRVLRIKTSSQDSLPKLVYRRVIK, via the coding sequence ATGTTTTTTGCTGCTATTGTATATATTACAGTAACTTTTTCAATGTATTGACTAAGTGTTGCAGTTAATCCAGAACAATTTACTAAATTAAGTATTTTTTACATTATTAAATCAATTATTTATCATGCAGTTACTCCTCTAATAGGAATGGTACTAATTACTTTAGTACGTCAAGAGCTTAAAATTGATACCATTCACATTTGAGCATTATTTATTTTACCGATTTTATATTATTTCTTTACAATGGCTATTTATTTTATTGGATATAAATATTATGCAGCTTTTAGTAAAGCTGATGAGCCTGAGATAAATCGAGGAATTGTAATTTATTCCCAAGTATCCTTTTATCGTCCGTTAGGGTATGAAGGACAAAACACTTATTTAGTAGTTATTTTTAACCTTATTTTATTTTTGATGGCCTTTTTAATAGCTCCAATTATTGGATTTATCTATCGTCGGGTATTACGAATTAAAACCAGCTCTCAAGATTCGCTTCCAAAACTAGTGTATCGTCGGGTAATAAAATAA
- a CDS encoding nucleotidyl transferase AbiEii/AbiGii toxin family protein produces the protein MTIDKFFTLSEQEQNIAYEQAVSKWNLGEYILEKDLWVCIVLKYLFNDFKYKDYLVFKGGTSLSKAHNLIKRFSEDIDLSMDIRVLGYPDGELNKSKSNSQLKKFNKNIKEENFKFLKEEVLPILQHDLGKIFKDKEIKLYIEESDPYTICFDYPKKFPVRSLILKIIKLEMGRLADPEPASQKEIKPYIFETFPNVAWEKIFVKTVEPIRIFYEKATILHRIANRYSQIYPDRYARHYYDLYKMLQTDLEEQSLQNLDLLDSVIEFKKKYYPTNTAKYDLIYEAKLKLVPSQEAIDFFKNDYKNMNEMFFEDIVSFDEIIKTLQIHEDKLNKAIKTYAKWSSK, from the coding sequence ATGACAATCGATAAATTTTTTACATTATCTGAACAAGAGCAAAATATAGCTTATGAACAAGCGGTAAGCAAATGAAATCTTGGTGAATATATTCTTGAAAAAGATTTATGAGTTTGTATAGTTTTAAAATATCTTTTTAATGATTTTAAATACAAAGATTATTTGGTTTTTAAAGGTGGGACAAGCCTTTCTAAAGCTCATAATCTTATTAAAAGGTTTTCAGAAGATATTGATTTATCTATGGATATAAGGGTGCTGGGATACCCTGATGGAGAGCTAAATAAAAGCAAAAGCAATTCACAATTGAAAAAATTTAATAAAAATATCAAAGAAGAGAACTTCAAGTTTTTAAAAGAAGAAGTTTTACCAATTTTACAACATGATTTAGGCAAAATTTTTAAAGATAAAGAAATAAAACTTTATATTGAAGAAAGCGATCCATATACTATTTGTTTTGATTATCCAAAGAAATTTCCAGTTAGATCTTTAATTTTAAAAATTATTAAACTAGAAATGGGACGTTTAGCTGATCCTGAACCCGCTTCTCAAAAAGAAATTAAACCTTATATTTTTGAAACTTTTCCAAATGTTGCTTGAGAAAAAATATTTGTTAAAACTGTTGAACCAATTAGAATTTTTTATGAAAAAGCTACCATATTACACCGAATAGCCAATCGATATAGTCAAATTTATCCAGATAGATATGCTAGACATTATTATGATTTATATAAAATGCTTCAAACAGATTTAGAAGAACAAAGTTTGCAGAATTTAGATTTACTTGATTCAGTTATTGAGTTTAAGAAAAAGTATTATCCAACAAACACAGCTAAATATGATCTTATCTATGAAGCTAAATTAAAACTAGTTCCTTCGCAAGAAGCAATTGATTTTTTTAAAAATGATTATAAGAACATGAACGAAATGTTTTTTGAAGATATTGTTAGTTTTGATGAAATTATCAAAACACTACAAATTCACGAAGATAAGCTAAATAAAGCGATTAAAACATATGCAAAATGAAGTTCTAAATAA
- a CDS encoding restriction endonuclease subunit S, with the protein MHLNKGRKLHKSEMIEKGEFPVINLSPTPSGYFNKYNEDENAVTIAECGASAGYVNFQRNKFWAALNCFVIRSKSENILLNKYLYYLLKNNENIFKEQSSNGTVSLLSSKAILNLKLNIPSIKTQQYIVDILDHFEELTNDLSKGLPAEIAFRNKQYQYYRNKLLFK; encoded by the coding sequence GTGCATTTGAATAAAGGTAGAAAACTTCATAAAAGCGAAATGATTGAAAAAGGTGAATTTCCTGTAATTAATTTAAGTCCCACTCCTTCTGGATATTTTAATAAGTATAACGAAGATGAAAATGCAGTTACAATAGCAGAATGCGGAGCTTCTGCAGGTTATGTAAATTTTCAACGAAATAAGTTTTGAGCTGCGTTAAATTGTTTTGTTATAAGAAGTAAAAGCGAAAATATCTTACTGAATAAATATCTTTACTACCTTCTTAAAAATAATGAAAATATTTTTAAAGAACAATCATCCAATGGGACTGTTTCTTTATTGTCAAGCAAGGCAATTTTAAATTTAAAACTAAATATTCCAAGCATCAAAACTCAGCAATACATTGTTGATATTTTAGATCACTTTGAAGAACTTACTAATGATTTATCAAAAGGTTTACCAGCAGAAATTGCATTTAGAAATAAACAATATCAATATTATCGTAATAAGTTGTTGTTTAAATAA
- a CDS encoding DUF6088 family protein — translation MQSATQQIKEIMFNNPGKIYINKDFEHIANKNTIASILSKLNKQEQIKRLITGMYVKPIYSEFLKASGNPFPSKVAEKISQKHGWTIAPGGEVTLNYTGVSTQIPNSYMYISDGPSRIYEYQGWKITFIHRNKKYITSRSEEFAILIEAIKRLGKRSINNKRIIRQLASFAQNVKEDLARETKTFENWIRNVLLEIKEINDNR, via the coding sequence ATGCAAAGTGCAACACAACAAATTAAAGAAATTATGTTTAACAATCCTGGTAAAATCTATATTAATAAAGATTTTGAACATATTGCAAATAAAAATACAATTGCTTCAATTTTATCTAAATTAAATAAGCAAGAACAAATTAAAAGATTAATTACTGGAATGTACGTTAAGCCTATATATAGTGAATTCTTAAAAGCATCAGGAAATCCTTTTCCATCTAAAGTTGCTGAAAAAATTTCACAAAAGCATGGTTGAACCATTGCTCCTGGCGGTGAAGTAACATTAAATTACACTGGTGTGTCAACTCAAATACCCAATTCATATATGTATATTTCCGATGGTCCATCAAGAATTTATGAATATCAAGGGTGAAAAATTACTTTTATACATAGAAATAAAAAATATATTACATCACGCTCAGAAGAATTTGCGATTTTAATTGAAGCAATTAAAAGGTTAGGAAAAAGAAGCATAAATAATAAGCGAATAATTAGACAATTAGCATCTTTTGCTCAAAATGTTAAAGAAGATTTAGCAAGAGAAACTAAAACTTTTGAAAATTGAATTCGAAATGTTTTATTAGAAATAAAGGAGATCAATGACAATCGATAA